CGTACCAGGTAGGCATCGGTTGCTTTTCAacgaggggctgctggggaggtggCCTCAGCTTGTACAGGCCTTGCAGGAAGCACCCTGTTCTTGTGTCTGAGTGATGGGGCTAAAGGTGGAGACTTACGCTGAGAAAGTAGTGCATGCTTGCCAGCTTGGGGAGGGCACATCCACATTTGAATCTGTGTGGGACATGTCTTGAGAAGGAGGGCTGGGAGGCCTGCCCTTGCCTGGGCAAGATTGCTCTGGGCTACAGTAGACAACCATCTGGCATCTCTTCTACCTTGTACGGGCCTCGCTGGTGTCTCTCTGGGGCCAgttctccctgctcctgctctgtgtTACTGTCATTCCATAGGGCTGGTTCTTTCCTCCCTGCACAGGTTCCTGTGGCCAATGAGTCCCAGAGTGTGGTCCAGCAGCCCTTCCAGCAGCCAGTGCTTGTACCAGCCAGCCAGTCTGTTCAAGGGGGGCTTCAGACTGGAGGGGTACCCATCTACTACAGCGTCATCCCAACTGCCCAGCAGAACGGCACCAGGTAAAGCCTGTGTATCTCTGACCAGCCTTGGGGAGAAAGGGGTCCCACTGCCCTACTGAAAGGGCATAGCATCCTACTCATGCAGCTAGAGGAGGTGGCTGGGCACCGTGGATGCTGGTCATCTCTTGAGCTTGCCCAGTCCTAGCTGCCGTGGTCAGCGTTTCCTGGACACAGCTGTCCTGCAGCGTGCAGTGCTTCCTGTGCTTCTCCAGAGGCAGCTGTGTTTCCAGCCATCtcgagtactgagggagctggtggttGCCTGCACAGACGGGCaggctgtttctccccatccccagcGCCTCACCAGAGCACTCTCTGCTTCACAGCCCTTCGGtggggtttcttcagccacccgGCTCTGAACAGTATCAGATGCCACAGTCTCCATCACCCTGCAGCCCACCACAGATGCAGCAGCAGTATTCAGGTGAGAGGGGCCACCGGTCAGGGCTGCCACTGATTCTGCACAGATTGGATCAGGTTTTGTAGGGGTTGCGGCAAACGGAGCTGCCAATTCACAGCCAAGTCTGGCAGCTTCTGTGCAATGGGTTTGCTTAGTCTGACCCATCCCACGGCCTACTGGGAATTATCAGGGTGTGGCATAGTGATTTTGCTCCCCTGGTATCTCCTTGCCATGGTGGGCAGGCAGGGTAGGAGCAGGCAGAGGGAGCTGCCGTGGGCTGCGGACTCCCTCTGCTGGCAACGCGGCTTAGTGTCACCGGGGCAGCTCACGGGACTGGGGAGCACCGTGGGCGAGAAGAGCATCGGGATTCCTGCATCCCGTCCCAGCTGCAGGGAAGTGAGCTGCGGCCTGGTGAGTTGGTGCAAGAACTGGTACCGGGATACTCAAGctctgtgcccagctctgtgATTACATCTTTTGCCTGAAGTTTTGCTGTGATGCTTAGAGAGGTCACCCGAGTCACCTTCAACTTGTCCCCTCTGCTCACATTTCTCCCGGATTAAAAGTCATCACTCTCTGATGTAAGCTGTGATATCAGAGAGAGATCCCGACTGGGTCTTGGTGGGGCCTTTCTTCAGTCcacctgggcaggcaggagtggcAGAGGAGAGAGTACGGAGAGGGTGTTATAGGGAAGAGTGCAAAGTTGCACAGGCAGGCTGCCTCTTGTcccacagcaagcagcagcagtgtgcagAGCCCGGGCAATATTGCTGCTGTCATCTCTCCCCAGGGGTGTCTCCATCAGGTCCTGGTGTGGTTGTGATGCAGCTGAATGTACCCAATGGCCCCCAGGCCCCCCAGAATCCCCCTGTGGTGCAGTGGAGCCACTGTAAGTACTACAGCCTGGACCAGCGGGGGCAGAAGCCAGGAGACCTGTACAACCCAGACACCAGTGCTCAGGTATTGAGAGGACTGGGAAGAAGGCGGCTCATCTTTTGAGACCAGCCTGGCGGGAGAGAGAGGACCCCAGCATATGTGCTGTCTGGATGGGCTGGGAGGTGGGAGTGGGGTCTTCCCATGGTAGTGAGACAGGCGTGGGACTGGTCACAAGCACTGGATCTGTCTAACGCTCTCCCTCCCCTAGGCCAGCACCCAGCTGAACAGCCCCATCACATCCCCCACCCAATCCCCGACGCCGTCTCCTGTCACCAACCTCAACAGTGTCTGCACGGGGCTAAGCCCCCTCCCTGTCCTCacacagttcccccggcccatgGGCCCCGCACAAGGTAAGAGGAAGGAGTGGGGACAGCACAGATCTGGGTCTTTCCTGAGATTTCTTCAGACCTCTTCAagcatttgcttcctttttgcaGGCGATGGGCGCTACTCATTGCTGGGCCAGCCGCTGCAGTATAATCTGTCTATCTGTCCCCCACCACTGCTCCACAGCCAGCCCAACTACAATGCACACCAGGTAAAATTGGGCCAAACCCCCATCCACCCACACTTTCACTGTCCCGGGAGCAGAGCAAGACtgtccccctcctctccccctagACGACCCCTCTCTGCACAGGGCCCAGGAGTAATTAAGAAGTGAGTTTGAcactctgctctgtgctgggacACCCCTTGATTAGATAGCAGGCTGCCTATCCCACGCTCTCGCTATTCAtctggcagagctgctgttgtAAGTGGATTTCCCTAGAGTCTGGCACTGGGCTAAAACTTCATCCTGCTCCCAGCTTTGCCCAGAAGCAATGTCAGCCCCAAGTCCTTTGAGTGTCCTGGAACTGTGGCTGTCCCTTGATCTCATCTAACTTACCCAAGCGTGTCACCTCAAAGGTGTCAGGGGGTGTGAGGTTCTTCCAGGTGTTTTCATTCCCCTTCAAAGCCATGGCCTCGTCAAGTTTGGTCTTTGCCCCAACTCCCAGGATGCTCTATGGGCACTATGAGGCCACCGTGTCTCCTCAGGTGACACACTgccatttttattctttaaggGGCAGACTGGAATGAAACATGGAAACCGGAGCAAGAGGCAGGCCCTCAAGTCAGCATCCACTGACCTTGGGACAAGTGATGTAGGCAAGTGACCCTCCTCGAGCAGTTCCCCCTTTGTCCTCTGACTAGTCCCCACTGCATGGGCATGGCTGGCATTGGCAGAGACTCCAGATGCCATCTTTGCCCACACCAGCATCCCACAGAACCCATTGCTGGGGGTGGTTGTGGAGAGCAGTTCCTGcctgccaccacctcctccacacacacaaacacagaccccctgcagccacATGAGGCCTGGCTTGGGGGTGGGTACAGCAGAGCCAGTCCCAGTCAGCTGTGCCCATTGGGAGGTAGGAGGACAGGGGTTGCTCGGGAACCCAGTAAGCACTGCCTGCACTAAGCAAAGCTTGtaaggaggagtgggaagaaatTGTTGGGAGAGTTGGTGATGAGTACCAGGACACCTGGGCTCTATTACTGCCTCTATGGGGGTTGAAATGATGGAGTGGGTGGAGCTGGCAGAACTCCTGGGATTTTATTCCTCTTTGTCAGCAGAAAGTGAGTATCCAGACCCCTGAGATCCTGTTCCCACCATTGCCCTCCCAAGTGACCCTTCCCTCTCATGCTTCCATTTCCCAGTGgggccaggagctgcagagccctCATCTTTATAAAGGGCTTTGGGATCTTCCAGGGGTGCCTGTGAGGGCTGAAATCCCCAGTGGATCATTTGTCTCCAAAGGGGAAGGGACTCTCTGTACCTTGTCCTGGGGGGTCGCCACTTGGTCatcagggagggaaggagaggcacATGTCTGGCTTGTCCCCACAGCAATACAAGACTGGCTAGTTGGGTATGAGCCAGACAGTCTGGAAGGGAAGCAGTCTTCACTGGCTCTCTGGAGGCTTCAGACTTGTCCCCCGTGTCATCTCCATGTCACCACCAATAACAGCAGCTGGTTGCAGGGGTCCTTTAAGAGCTGCTTGCTGGAGagctgcccccctccttgcagcTGGCATGTTTATTACATGCCACGTTAATATTAGCAAAGAATCCATTCAGCCAGTTCTCTGCTAAGCCCAAAAGCCAGGGCTGGAGCCAGGAGGCAGCAGAAGTGGTTGGGTACCACAGACCAGAGGCAAAAGTGTTGGCATGACACTGGCCTGGCACACAAGAGGATCCTCCTTGTGGGTGAAGCACACAGGGCAGTGTCGCATTCAGGATCCACACATGTCAACATCCTTCATGGGTGCAGCCTGTCTTTCTCCCTTCCAGGGACAGAGGGCAGGAGAGCTGGGTTAGCTCCCAATCCTGTTACCCAAGGATCAGGGTAAGGAGAACAGGGCAGAGCACCTGGGAAAGCCCTAACcaaaaagcaaaggaagcaaGGAGGACTTGGTGTTGCTGGAGCCCTGGGCAAATGGGAAATACCAGTCTCCACTTAAAGCAGGCCATGTGGGGACCAGGATGTGGGTATCGGAAAGGATCGGGATGGGGTACTGTAGGGAGCAAAATGGTAGGGGCAGTTTGTGGGGGGAAGAAGTAactggctttaaaaaatacattcctaATGTGGGGGCAGCTTAGCAAAGCGCTGCTTTCATGGGCAAAGTAGAGGTGACTGCTCCAACCCCAGAGCTGGTGAGGAGCCCACACATCAGCTCTCGCTGTGCAGTTGCCACCCAAGAATCAGATGCTGCTGCTGACACGTGCCATCTTTCCACTGCAGTGTTGGGTCGAGTGTTGGAGGTAACAGACCTGCCAGAGGGCATCACACGGACAGAGGCTGACAAACTCTTCACCCAGCTCGCCATGGCTGGTGCCAAAATCCAGTGGCTCAAAGAGACTCAGGGGCGCCGTGTAGACGGAGGTGGCGGGGACAACAATGGGACTCCAGAGAATGGCAGGCACAGTGACCTTGCTGCCTTATACACCATCGTGGCCGTGTTCCCCAGCCCGCTGGCTGCCCAGAATGCCTCCCTCCGCCTCAACAACTCCCTCAGCCGCTTCAAGCTGCGTGTGGCCAAAAAGAACTACGACTTGCGGGTGCTGGAGCGTGCCAGCTCACAGTAGGGCTCACGCATGGGCACAGAGCACACTGGACTGCGGGCACTTCcctctgccttctcttttcctttctgccctcCCTTCCTCTTGCCCTCCTTCCTGGATATATTTATATGGACATAATTAAGAGataagaaattgatttttttttttattattattattattttttgagtGATGCCCATGCCCGCCCACCTTACCCTGTGTATATTGTTTTGTTAAGCACTGTGTTGAACCGCACATACAGGTGTTGATTGGTATGTTCACTGCACATTTTATTTAATCTGATTATTATTTGGggggtatttttggttttattttatttggggggttgtttttaaatataaaaagaaaacttgtcCATCACTTTAACGCTGCTTTCCCGTTCTCTGCCAGTACCAGTACTAGGGGCTGTCTGTGCTGCCTCTTCAGGGTGAGATGACAGCCAGGGAGCAGAAGGGGCACTCACAGAAGGATGCATTCCTGCCCAGGTCCTGCCCCCATGCTTGGCATGTACAAGGGCTGCGAGCTTATGGCTTGACAAGGCTGCGAGCTGAGACTGGGAGAGGAGCGCCGAGCACTTTGACCTGGGGCTGGTCCCCCCCATCAGATATTCATAGCCTCTTTTCCCAGCTGCTGGCCTCATGCAGCTGTGCAATGGCAAGAACGGGGTCTCAGGGTGTCCCCAGCTATATCCCCTGCCAGGAGGCAACCTATTTCTCCTGATTACATGGGAGCATCAGCCCTTGAGCTGATAGGTGCGGGTATGGCTGTGTCCTCCTGCCCTGTGGGTACAGAAGTTGGGCTGGCACTACCCTCACCATGGCATTGCACACAGCAGCTGGAGCCTCTTGCAGCATCTGGATGCTACTTTCAAGAGCAGGTGCAATTGGAGAGGTAAGAGCTGCCTGGAAGGGGTGGGCTGCAACCCCAGGCTTGGTGCAAACTCctgccccactgccacccacagCCTGGCAGGTACATAGGTCCAGGGACTCTGGCACTGGGGTGCCTGTCCAGCTCCAGGGACCTGGCACCCACTGCAGGACAGCATGACAGTGATGGGGTCCCCAGTTCTCTCTTTCAGTGGAGACCAGACCATCAGGATTTGCTGCCAGAGGGTATGGGGCAGCTGCCCCACGAGAGACCCCACTGCTGCcactctttccttttcccctcccagctgcagggGCCTCAAATGCAAGCGCAAAGGAGACATCATGGCTGGAGAACTTGGTGtgcccctgctctgctgctgccccatGCCAGGGGGTGGGTGGGCCTCTGGCACGCCCAGCAACCCACTAACGCAAATAGCCAGTGGCTCCTctccaccccactcccctcctggCTCGTGCATGGGCTCCAATTTCTCAGCGTCAGCCTCCGCCAGCGCTCAGCTGTCCATTCCCCTCTGGGCTGTCACTCCCGCTCTCCACGGGGACTGGGGCGGCTGCCCCCCTCCCTGCGCACCCAGCACAGAGGGCTGGGGGCTCTGCAGGCAACAGGATCCCCAACGTCGGCCACCCTTTCCAGGGATTTTCATCGCAGGACAAGAGCTCCAAACGCGGCGTAAGTGTGTTTCTGTGCGCGGCTCCCCCTCATTGTGGCCGCTGACCCCCATGGGCCCGTGCTCCACCCACATTTCTGCAAGACCCCAGGGGTCTCCGCTTCTGCGGCACCCCTTGCCCCAGGACTCCCCAGCCCACATCGCTGTTTCCCTGATGGTCATCCTAGTCGGTTTCCATGGGGGCATGGGGGGGCCTCCTGTTAGGTTTCACCAAAAATAGTCATGTCTGGGTAGGACTGTGGGGATGGTTGACAGTCAAAGGTGGAATCAGGCAGGTTTGGGGGATGCAGGAGCAGATCCTGCCCCTGTGGTAGCATGGGGCTTCTGTGGAGAAGAAAGCAGGGCTGCGTGGTGATGCCAGACAGTGTTTATAGGCATGCTTGTCCTAGGGGGCCAAGAGTGGCGCTATTTGCAGTTTAATTGTGCGATGGAGATGTCTAGACAGAGTAGACGCCCTAGATGTGTGCAGGTAGCCCAGCGTCTGGCTCGCAGCACTGGGCACCATGTCCACCAAGCAAGCAGCAGTGCTGCGCACGCTGGGCTAGGAGCCTGCCGCTCTCCAGCCTGCGCAGCAGGGCCCACTGGGTACCCCCGGGGCCCCGGGACGTCCCCGCAGCAGAACCGGCCcttgctggggcaggagctgcaggcagggtggcaggaggtggtgctgctggggcagcgggagacaCTGGCTTGGGAGATGCTTCACATCCAGCAAGGTCTGGCTGTTTCTGCCTCCACCAGGCACCTGCAGTGGGAACAGCCCCAGCCAACGTGACGTTTCTCTTTTCCCCCTTATAGCATGACAGAGAAGGAAGTGCCAGAGCCACCAGCTTCACCTGCTTCAGGTGGGAAACCCAAGAGCCGGGTAAGTGGGTGCCCACAGGGCAGCTTGGGTCGGTGGGGGAAGCCACCTTTCTAGCATCATCTCTGCCTCAGCCGCAGGAGTCTTTGTGGGGCCAGGGATGCCTGGTGGGATACTGATCTGGCAGGGCCCTGGGTGGCCATTTCCCAGCCTGGCTTTTCCCCAGGGTGCTCACATCCACATGGTAGCCACAGTTTCTCCCTTTGTGGGGACCTCACAGAGGGTTGGGACAAGGGTCCCTGCCCTCACAGCATTTCTGCCCCAGGCTGCCTGGGGTCTCCTCCTACTTGGGGAATAAGGAGTCTCTAGGTCAGAGCAAaggggcagggagccaggcacCAGCTTCCCTggatgcctgcctgcctgcctcaccCCACCAGCCTGCCGTGTGCAATACATCCTTTCCTGCCCCAGCAGCTACAGAAACTGAAGCAACTTTTCCAGCGAAAGCCCAAGGAGGAGACAGCGCCAGAGCCGCAGCCCAATGGGGAGCTGGTCAGCCCCTCAGGGGGACCCATTTACTACATctatgaggaggaggaagaggaggaggaggaagaggagcctgAGCCCCCTCCTGAGCCCCAGAAACTTGTCAATGACAAACCCCACAAGTTCAAAGATCATTACTTCAAAAAGCCCAAGTTCTGTGATGTTTGTGCCCGCATGATTGTCCGTGAGTCCtgagggtgctggggctgggggccatgGTCAGGGCAAGGGCTGGGGGCCAAGGCTGGTGAGGGCTCCAGCCCAGCCGTCCTTACAGCTGCAGTGTCACATTGCCTCTCCTTTCCACCCCTCCgcccacccccccaccgccaGTCAACAACAAATTTGGCCTGAGGTGCAAGAACTGCAAAACCAACATCCACCACCACTGCCAGTCCTACGTGGAGATGCAGCGCTGCTTTGGCAAAATCGTGAGTGTTCccaccagccctgggcttggggcaCCTCCTTGCAGGGAAAAccaaagcactgcagcagggGCGGCTGGCTCGGTCCCTGTGGGCATGACCCAGTGGCCATGACCCACCTCTCTTcctgtccctggggtgggggggggggggggacacacacccagGCATTGCCACCCTGCTGTGGGTGGTCACCCTGTGGGTCCCCAGCATCCACCTGCTTCCCCCTCAGCTCTCACAGGAGAGCCCAGAGGTCTGGGTGATGGTTGATTCTCTgacctcctctttttttccagccCCCAGGGTTTCGCCGGGCATACAGCTCGCCTCTCTACAGTGACCAGCAATACGCCTGTGTCAAGGAGCTGCTCTGTAAGTATTGTCCCCACGCCAGGGTGCCCCATCTCCTCGCGTCCTGTAGCTGAACCCATCTTgctgtccctgtgtcccagcagcagccaacAGGAGCGACCCCGTGTTTGAGACCCTGAGAACAGGTGTCATTATGGCCAACAAGGAGCGCAAAAAAGGGCAGGATGACAAGAAAAACGTGAGTGCAGTGTGAGCCTGTTGCTCCAAATGCCCAGGGTCCTGGCAGCACGGCCTGCATCCCATTGCACCCTCCACCTCCCTGCCCGCTCTGCACCCCCTGACAGCTCTCTGTCTCTGCCTTGCAGCCTTTGGCTGCTATGATGGATGAGGAACCAGAGGCCACGAAGCCAGAAGGGGGCAAAACCGAGGGTGGTGAGTGTTGCTACTGAAGCAGGGTTGGCTGCCTGTGAGGGCCAAGGAACTAGGGGGAGCTGAGCTCCAGCCATGAGCATGAGGCAGGGAGAGAGCCTGATGGGGAGACTGTACTTGGGGGGCCTACCAGAGGGGGGTTTGCCCTGCAGAAAGGGCGTTTTCAGTTCAGGTCTCCACCCTGGGGCACTCTCTGCTTTCCCTTGTTGACCTGGGCACGTGAGATCCTTGGGAGGAGGCtggtcccagggcagggaggcagcgCCAGGAGAGATGCAAGCTCCCTCCTCCCATTTCCAGGCACCTCCGAAGGGGACAAGAAGACTGAGAAGAGCCCAACAGATGACAAGGTAGCCGTCATCCTCACCCTACACCACAAAGGCCCCTGGCCTTGGAGCAGCGTGGGCAGAGGCTGCAGGGATCTCCCCGCTGGGCTCCCTGGGGCTGTGCTCAGCCTCTCTGGGGCCCTGaacccctctcctccttccccagaacAAGAAGCCACAGCCTGGGATTCGTGGTGGCTATCTGCAGTCTCACTATTTTGTGGCACTTTATCGCTTCAAAGCCCTAGAGAAAGATGACCTGGATTTCCCGTAAGTTCCCAGCCATGTAGTGGGCACAGGGGTGATGAGGGGAAGGACGTGGTGTATccagcggggagggggagaagtcTTCACCTCAACAATGAGACTGTCAACCAGGAGGGGTTTGTGAATGAATGAAGGCAGAAATTGGAGCCATGCTGGCTGTAGTTTGGGTTTTCTACCTGCCCCAAGAGGCTACACATTGAGCAGGGGCCCTGGCTGTCACTGAGCCAGTTCTCCCAGGTGCCAGGTTTTGGGCACAAGCCTCATTTCCAAGGCTACTGGTGTTTGTCTTCATGCGGTTCCACTGGCTTGTGCCACAGACTTGAGGCTGAGCGGCCTACATACAGGACCTGTCTGTCTGTGAGCCTATGGGCTGTCTGCATTCTTTGACCTCCCCTGACACAGGGCTCTAGGAGCTGGTGCTGTGGGAAGAGCAATTTTCCTTGCCAACCTCAGGGTCCCCCATGGCGGGGtgtccctctcccccccctcacACTGAGCCCTTTCTTCCCTTCACAGGCCTGGGGAGAAGATCACGGTGGTTGATGACTCCAATGAGGAGTGGTGGCGGGTAAGGCTGGTGTCCTGCAAGCACAGAGGGGAAAGATGCAGAGCTTAAAGCAAAAGGAGAGGTCAGCTGGGAAGGCAAATTGCACTCTGAGGGTGACACAGCCCCCTAAATCTGCTGTGTCTTCATGCCAACCCACAACCTGCAAGGTGTTTGTCATGGGGAAAGCTGGGAGTCATACAGGTTGGCTCCAACCCCCACCTCGCACCCATCCACTGACTTCTTTCAGGGGAAGATTGGTGAAAAAATTGGCTACTTCCCTCCAAACTTCATCATCCGGGTACGGGCAGGCGAGCGGGTGCACAAGGTGACACGCTCCTTCGTGGGCAACCGGGAGATTGGGCAGATCACGCTCAAGAAGGATCAGGTGAGATGGCATGACATGGGCACAGCCTGTGGTCCTTCAGCCCCCACCTGTGTCtcttccccagcctccctccagGTCCCAACTCATCACAGCTGCCCTGGTGCCCTGCTGCACCCCATAGCCGCTCTCTGCCCTGGCCTGCATTACCTTCTCCACGCTgcccacctcccccagccccttggaCAAGACCCGCTCTGCCCAgccccacccctacccccccagGGGTTGCCGCCTTCCCCCTGTTCTGTGGGGCCCTGGGAATCTCACCCGCACCCCTCTCACCCCCAGATCGTGGTGCAGAAGGGTGAGGAGGTGAACGGTTACGTGAAAGTCTACACCGGCCGTAAAGTGGGGCTCTTCCCTGTGGACTTCCTGCAGGAGATCTGAGTGTGGCAGCGTCCCAGGGCCCCCCAGCCGGGAGGACGGATGGACCCTCGCTGCAGGGAGCTGagcctgagccaggcagggatggggatggggacggggatggcaGGCACCCCCATCCGTGATGCCTGCAGCAATGGGGTCTCCGGTGGGGACTGTCTCTGCCCGGGCCAGAGCAGGCCAGGAGTGTGGGAGGCGTCTCTCAGGCTGATTCCCCTGCAGGGCTTTTGGTGCCTTCAGAGACACTGGGTGCAAGGAGGGGGCACCCCCAGGCTCGCTTCGGAGGCTACCCTGTCCCCCCTGCCTGagtggtgggtgctgggtgcctcGGCGGTGTCGGTGCAGTCCTGTCCCGTTCCTCTGGGCTGTGTAATCCTGTGTTTTAGCAATACACGTCTGCTCCCAACCCTGACCTCTCCCTGGTTTGGATTTGCTggcaggggcggggcggggctgacGGTGGG
The Accipiter gentilis chromosome 16, bAccGen1.1, whole genome shotgun sequence DNA segment above includes these coding regions:
- the STAC3 gene encoding SH3 and cysteine-rich domain-containing protein 3 isoform X1, translating into MGASALELIGAGMAVSSCPVGTEVGLALPSPWHCTQQLEPLAASGCYFQEQVQLESSLFQWRPDHQDLLPEGMGQLPHERPHCCHSFLFPSQLQGPQMQAQRRHHGWRTWCAPALLLPHARGWVGLWHAQQPTNANSQWLLSTPLPSWLVHGLQFLSVSLRQRSAVHSPLGCHSRSPRGLGRLPPSLRTQHRGLGALQATGSPTSATLSRDFHRRTRAPNAAMTEKEVPEPPASPASGGKPKSRLQKLKQLFQRKPKEETAPEPQPNGELVSPSGGPIYYIYEEEEEEEEEEEPEPPPEPQKLVNDKPHKFKDHYFKKPKFCDVCARMIVLNNKFGLRCKNCKTNIHHHCQSYVEMQRCFGKIPPGFRRAYSSPLYSDQQYACVKELLSAANRSDPVFETLRTGVIMANKERKKGQDDKKNPLAAMMDEEPEATKPEGGKTEGGTSEGDKKTEKSPTDDKNKKPQPGIRGGYLQSHYFVALYRFKALEKDDLDFPPGEKITVVDDSNEEWWRGKIGEKIGYFPPNFIIRVRAGERVHKVTRSFVGNREIGQITLKKDQIVVQKGEEVNGYVKVYTGRKVGLFPVDFLQEI
- the STAC3 gene encoding SH3 and cysteine-rich domain-containing protein 3 isoform X2; this translates as MGASALELIGAGMAVSSCPVGTEVGLALPSPWHCTQQLEPLAASGCYFQEQVQLESSLFQWRPDHQDLLPEGMGQLPHERPHCCHSFLFPSQLQGPQMQAQRRHHGWRTWCAPALLLPHARGWVGLWHAQQPTNANSQWLLSTPLPSWLVHGLQFLSVSLRQRSAVHSPLGCHSRSPRGLGRLPPSLRTQHRGLGALQATGSPTSATLSRDFHRRTRAPNAAMTEKEVPEPPASPASGGKPKSRLQKLKQLFQRKPKEETAPEPQPNGELVSPSGGPIYYIYEEEEEEEEEEEPEPPPEPQKLVNDKPHKFKDHYFKKPKFCDVCARMIVLNNKFGLRCKNCKTNIHHHCQSYVEMQRCFGKIPPGFRRAYSSPLYSDQQYACVKELLSANRSDPVFETLRTGVIMANKERKKGQDDKKNPLAAMMDEEPEATKPEGGKTEGGTSEGDKKTEKSPTDDKNKKPQPGIRGGYLQSHYFVALYRFKALEKDDLDFPPGEKITVVDDSNEEWWRGKIGEKIGYFPPNFIIRVRAGERVHKVTRSFVGNREIGQITLKKDQIVVQKGEEVNGYVKVYTGRKVGLFPVDFLQEI
- the STAC3 gene encoding SH3 and cysteine-rich domain-containing protein 3 isoform X3; this translates as MALHTAAGASCSIWMLLSRAGAIGELQGPQMQAQRRHHGWRTWCAPALLLPHARGWVGLWHAQQPTNANSQWLLSTPLPSWLVHGLQFLSVSLRQRSAVHSPLGCHSRSPRGLGRLPPSLRTQHRGLGALQATGSPTSATLSRDFHRRTRAPNAAMTEKEVPEPPASPASGGKPKSRQLQKLKQLFQRKPKEETAPEPQPNGELVSPSGGPIYYIYEEEEEEEEEEEPEPPPEPQKLVNDKPHKFKDHYFKKPKFCDVCARMIVLNNKFGLRCKNCKTNIHHHCQSYVEMQRCFGKIPPGFRRAYSSPLYSDQQYACVKELLSAANRSDPVFETLRTGVIMANKERKKGQDDKKNPLAAMMDEEPEATKPEGGKTEGGTSEGDKKTEKSPTDDKNKKPQPGIRGGYLQSHYFVALYRFKALEKDDLDFPPGEKITVVDDSNEEWWRGKIGEKIGYFPPNFIIRVRAGERVHKVTRSFVGNREIGQITLKKDQIVVQKGEEVNGYVKVYTGRKVGLFPVDFLQEI